The Cervus canadensis isolate Bull #8, Minnesota chromosome X, ASM1932006v1, whole genome shotgun sequence genome contains a region encoding:
- the LOC122434364 gene encoding probable bifunctional dTTP/UTP pyrophosphatase/methyltransferase protein, protein MLLCPVIRKLQHKRVVLASSSPRRQEILSNAGLRFEVVPSRFKEKLHKASFASPQAYAVETAKQKALEVAGRMHQARAPFLGLLLAGRLQALITPVVKQCPSQRAVGVASL, encoded by the exons ATGCTGTTGTGTCCGGTGATCCGGAAGCTGCAGCACAAGCGCGTGGTGTTGGCCAGCTCCTCCCCGCGCCGCCAGGAAATCCTCAGCAATGCT GGCCTAAGGTTCGAGGTGGTCCCGTCCAGGTTCAAGGAGAAGCTGCACAAGGCCTCGTTCGCCAGCCCGCAGGCGTACGCCGTGGAAACGGCCAAGCAGAAGGCCCTGGAGGTGGCCGGCCGGATGCACCAGGCGAGGGCtcctttcctgggtctcctgctagCTGGGCGCCTTCAGGCGTTGATCACACCTGTTGTCAAGCAGTGCCCTTCGCAGCGGGCAGTGGGTGTAGCTTCTCTGTGA
- the P2RY8 gene encoding P2Y purinoceptor 8 — protein sequence MDMNVTRPDNATILMLRDPAIAVVLPAVYSLVALVSIPGNLFSLWVLCRHIGPKTPSVIFMINLSVTDLMLACVLPFQIYYHCNGNHWVFGVVLCNAVTVTFYANMYSSILTMTCISVDRFLGVVYPLASARWRRRRYALAACAATWLLLLVALSPLARTDLTYAVDALGIVTCFDVLKSTMLPSVAMWAAFLFTLFVVLFLIPFVITVACYTATILTLLRSADRHGRAQRRRAVCLAAVVLLAFVACFAPNNFVLLVHMVSRLFLGRSYYHVYKLTLCLSCLNNCLDPFVYYFASSEFQLRLRDYLGYGPLPAADSPDSRRESLFSGRTLSARSVDGQEAPERPSVRRQESVF from the coding sequence ATGGACATGAACGTGACGCGCCCGGACAACGCCACCATCCTGATGCTGCGGGACCCGGCCATCGCGGTGGTGCTGCCGGCGGTGTACTCGCTGGTGGCGCTGGTGAGCATCCCGGGCAACCTGTTCTCGCTGTGGGTGCTCTGCCGGCACATCGGGCCCAAGACGCCGTCCGTCATCTTCATGATCAACCTGAGCGTCACGGACCTCATGCTGGCCTGCGTGCTGCCCTTCCAGATCTACTACCACTGCAACGGCAACCACTGGGTGTTCGGCGTGGTGCTCTGCAACGCCGTCACCGTGACCTTCTACGCCAACATGTACTCGTCCATCCTCACCATGACCTGCATCAGCGTGGACCGCTTCCTGGGCGTCGTGTACCCGCTGGCGTCCGCCCGCTGGCGGCGCCGCCGCTACGCGCTGGCCGCCTGCGCCGCCacgtggctgctgctgctggtcgcGCTGTCCCCGCTGGCGCGCACCGACCTCACCTACGCCGTGGACGCGCTGGGCATCGTCACCTGCTTCGACGTGCTCAAGTCCACCATGCTGCCCAGCGTGGCCATGTGGGCCGCCTTCCTCTTCACGCTCTTCGTCGTCCTCTTCCTCATCCCCTTCGTGATCACCGTGGCCTGCTACACGGCCACCATCCTCACGCTGCTGCGCTCCGCCGACCGCCACGGCCGCGCGCAGCGGCGCCGCGCCGTCTGCCTGGCCGCCGTGGTCCTGCTCGCCTTCGTGGCCTGCTTCGCGCCCAACAACTTCGTGCTGCTGGTGCACATGGTCAGCCGGCTCTTCCTGGGCCGCAGTTACTACCACGTCTACAAGCTCACGCTCTGCCTCAGCTGCCTCAACAACTGCCTGGACCCCTTCGTCTACTACTTCGCGTCCAGCGAGTTCCAGCTGCGCCTCCGCGACTACCTGGGCTACGGCCCGCTGCCCGCCGCCGACAGCCCCGACAGCCGCCGCGAGAGCCTCTTCTCCGGGCGGACCCTGTCCGCGCGCTCCGTGGACGGGCAGGAGGCGCCCGAGAGGCCCAGCGTGAGGCGGCAGGAGAGCGTGTTCTGA